A window of Dickeya zeae NCPPB 2538 contains these coding sequences:
- the secG gene encoding preprotein translocase subunit SecG, translated as MYEALLIIFLLVAIGLVGLIMLQQGKGADMGASFGAGASATLFGSSGSGNFMTRMTALFATLFFVLSLILGNMSSDHSKKSSGWDNLSQPAAAEKADQPKAPAAPSSDIPK; from the coding sequence ATGTACGAAGCTCTTCTGATAATTTTCCTGCTGGTAGCAATTGGCCTTGTTGGTCTTATCATGCTGCAGCAAGGTAAAGGTGCAGATATGGGAGCGTCGTTCGGAGCAGGTGCTTCCGCTACGCTGTTTGGTTCTAGCGGTTCCGGCAATTTCATGACCCGAATGACGGCGCTGTTTGCCACGCTGTTTTTCGTACTCAGTCTGATTCTGGGTAATATGAGTTCTGACCACAGCAAAAAAAGCAGTGGCTGGGATAACCTGAGTCAGCCGGCAGCTGCTGAAAAAGCAGACCAGCCTAAAGCACCAGCTGCACCGTCGAGCGATATTCCTAAATAA
- the rimP gene encoding ribosome maturation factor RimP yields the protein MSTLEQKLTEMISAPVEALGYELVGIEFIRGRQSTLRIYIDSEDGITVDDCADVSHQVSAVLDVEDPISVAYNLEVSSPGLDRPLFTAAHYAHFVGEEVSLVLRMAVQNRRKWQGIIKSVEGEMITVTVEGKDEVFALSNIQKANLVPHF from the coding sequence TTGTCCACATTAGAACAAAAGTTAACAGAGATGATTTCGGCACCTGTTGAAGCCCTGGGCTATGAGCTGGTGGGCATTGAGTTCATCCGGGGACGCCAGTCGACACTGCGTATCTATATTGATAGTGAAGATGGTATCACTGTTGATGATTGTGCTGATGTTAGCCACCAGGTCAGTGCGGTATTGGATGTTGAGGATCCCATATCCGTTGCCTATAACCTGGAAGTGTCGTCACCGGGCCTGGACCGGCCGCTTTTTACTGCTGCACATTACGCGCATTTTGTGGGTGAAGAGGTGAGTCTGGTACTGCGCATGGCGGTTCAGAATCGCCGTAAGTGGCAAGGTATTATCAAGTCTGTCGAAGGTGAGATGATTACCGTAACAGTGGAAGGCAAAGATGAAGTGTTCGCGCTGAGCAATATCCAGAAGGCGAACCTGGTACCCCACTTTTAA